The nucleotide sequence GGAGTGCTGTGTGTATGAAAACACAAACTAACAATGAAATTGTGTATTATCAGCGCTGTCTTGGCAGCCCTTCACTTTTACACTGAAATTGCACGAGAGACATAGTGTGCTACAGTAATTTAAGCTGTACAATACACTAAACATAGCACCGCTGGTTTGTGTCTTACACCTGCACCTATGAACTGAACTCACTCAGAACTGAACTGCCCAGGCAGCTCTCAACCAGCCACTTTTGTATCAAACTGGTAGGTCTAGACTGGAGTTTACGAGATGATGGATTTATAGATTCTGGCGACTAGGCAAGACACTTAATACTTTATTATTGTTATGATTATTATAACTGCTTCACATTTTCTGTATAAGTTGCCAGTAGTCAGGATCCCAATATAACTCATGTTTTGTGGTAATTCTGTAGAGCTACTCTCTCATTGTCTTCATTAACTTGACCTATCAGTATTACTTCATTAATGAATACACATTTCTGTTTTGTGCATATAGAACATGCTCCTGGATTGGATAAGATTTGCTTTTTTGGCTTTAATTGGTGGGCTGCTCGTAGTGCATTGAAGACCTTTAAATACACTGGCTGAGACACTCAATCGTGTTATGACCTTTGTGTGTGCAGGAAGGCTATTTTACATGGTGTAACGTGAGTAATTGATTGATCTCGCGATCAGTTTGTCCCAGACTGCAGTTGATTGATGTTCCTGTCCATGTCATACAGCCTGACATTGTGGATATTCATCAGATTTATTGTTGGACCTGTTTGCACAGCAAGGAGATCTGGAGTGGACAGTAACACTTTCATCAACTtagtgaaacacagagagctcCTTTGACAGCGAGGAACACACATAGGCACTCTTTCTTCTAACCCCTATACTTATCATATGCTCTCTGGGCcccgtgtgagtgagtgactcaCTTCATTTGCGGGAAGTACAGTAACAAGAGAACTCTGTGTTCAGGAATCAGGGTCATGGTAAACAGTTCTCCATTTACTAGTCATTATAATCTACTCCTCTACTTTCCTGGACTCCCTCTTACTGTAAACATGCTTTCCCATTCAATCAAGCCAAGATGTCTCATTGTGACCTCATTTTCTTCTTGCTCGTTATCTTTCATACTCGGCACATCTGAAATGTTAATGTGTTCTTTTCATCTGTTTGTATCTGCCAGTGATCCAGTTCTTTGCCTTTTACAAGGACAACCATAGAGGAATGGCCAGTTTGCCACTCCCTTTCCTCCCCAGCATCCATTGCCCCCTTCTGTAAGGTTGCTAGGCAGCAGCATCAAGCAGGATCTATTCAAAATGGAACTACTAACTAATTGGTTTAACACTAAAGAATATTCTTTAACCCTTTTGTACTATTTTAAAGCATAGAATTTGCTTGGACTTGACAATGTGATATTTGCATCGGTATATTATCAAACATACTTGATCACCACCAAATCAACATCCGTAACCTTGTCTTTATAGTCTTTTATTGCACTGCTTTGTAAGATCGCATCAAAATGAAGGCACTGCCCACTAGAAACCCACAGTCAAAAGAGAACACATTATCAAAAATATACACTACACGCTCAAATACAtgtctatatatattctatatttaCTCCCATGGTCCTGCCTTAGTTGTCTTAAATGTTCCCAGAATAATGCGGTTTTGCATAAATGAAATAAATTCTATTGTATTAAACTACAAtatgtatacatttttttatataaagaTAGCATACATGAGAAAGATTACAACTTGGCACGCATGTATGATTATCCTAAAACAAAACCAACGTGTTTATTACCATGTTGTTACAGGTAATAAAGGCCAGTGTTCATACAGAACATGTAAGGCTTCAGTAAATTGATGTGGTTCCTACATTTCAAATGCAGAAATATCACCATTATTGACAAAGTTGATGCATTTTTGTTTGAACATTTGCACAATTCTACCTCTTGGGTTTTGAGCATAACACATATAGTTAGTCAGATGTTAAATGCATCAGGGAAAACAAGAAAATAGTGTAACAATACAATCCTTTAAATATGAGTCGTTTGTGTCACCATAATGCTTTGTGAGTGTCAGTGTGTTAGCTTTTGTATGTCACCCATTCCGTTGTCATAATCGTCGTCATCTTCATAACCGCCAGTGTTGTCACTCAGTCCTTTCCAACATGGAAGCCCGTTAAATCACAGTGTGAAGATGGTAGGGGAGTTTAGGGAGTGATCTGATTGGtccccactgctgctgctacggCGATGGGCAATACTACAGGGCTGGGGGTTTCGAGACTGCTGGGTCACATCCTGTTGAGAGGAAGATGGCTGAGGCGGTAGAGCATGGGATGAACTAGTGGAACTGGAGTCTAGAGAGCCAGAGGGATAACTGAAGACCAGACTAGCCATGAAAGGAGTAAGAGATGGAGTAGAAATAAGAATTGGGGTGTGAAGGGACTCAGATTCTATGGGGACGGAAAAGGATGTCACAGGACGAGCAGGGATAATAATTTGGGGTTTGGGCTTCTTAATCTTTGATTGGCTCTTTACTGAGGACCGTGGTAGGTCCTCAGGCTCGATTTTAATTCCTAATGAGGGAAGCCCTGAGCTCGGGTCAGAATCCAAGACGGAGTCCTGGATCTTGCAAATGGGACGGTGGGCCTCTATGACCAACTCTAGCTTTTCTTTCTCCTTCTGTAGTTGAGCAATCTCCTTCTGCAGATGGGACTTTTTAACTTCCAACTCGTCTGTCTCCTAAGAAAGGGAAAATTGAAAGAGAAAAGGTTGTATTGTCAATCTATTTATTTTTTCAATTGGCACAAAAACCCAGTAGTTAAAATATTAAATGTGAGTGTCTTATAAACGGGTGATATGATTTACAAAACGTAAAAAAATGTGTTAATAAGCCTCTTCAAATTAAACTTACACTTTGCAGCGTGTCTGTCAGCTCACGTCGGCGGTTACGACACTTGGCAGCTGCCTGTTTGTTTCGCTCTCTCCTTATTCTGCGTCTTGCCAACTCCTCTGGGGACAACTAAAGTGAGAGAAAGACATTTGATGACTATGAAAAAAAGTACCAATAAGTTTGACAAAAATGTACACAACTTGAAAGACATCTAGCTCAACGCAATTGAAGGGGACTGCACTAAACAGCAGATTACTAAAATGTGTTGTGAAATACTACCACCTTGTGTATAAACTGAGTCACTACATTCAAACTTTCACAATGGCATTTTGTAACATCTGAGACTTTTGTCACGCCCTTCCTCCAATTTAATTTAACATTTTGTCCAGTTATTTGTTTCTATTCATCCAATTTTTCCCGCCCCTGTATTATGATGATTCACTCAGACCCCCGTTGTGACTCCGGTATGAGTCATATGACTTGCCCCGCTGAGTCACATGATAGCCCATTTTCCATCCCATcaagctcaatcaaccacacatTCTGGAAGCGTAATTGATAGCCAACGGGTATAGAAAGCATATACCCTCAAGGAAAACAAAAACGCACTACTATGGGTAGTTAGGCAATTTGATAAATTACTTGATGTGTTGCCGTCTTACATTTCGTGAACCCAGGCTGATAAAAGCACTCATTTTCTAGCACTTAGCCTAATAAGTCACTAACGTCAAATGAGCTGCGTATCTCAAACAATTATAAAGCAAGTCAGTGTACA is from Oncorhynchus masou masou isolate Uvic2021 chromosome 32, UVic_Omas_1.1, whole genome shotgun sequence and encodes:
- the LOC135526355 gene encoding fos-related antigen 2-like isoform X1, translated to MYRNFGDMGRGGSSTYRNSDSGSPHTGSSAVSQDTSTSTTQQHQKFTVAGGSQFIPSLNDITSNQDLQWLVQPSLIGPAGPSRPPRPPYPPVAGMRSFNPSPSQPHLYRPGVIRAAASSGSTTRRRNDEHLSPEELARRRIRRERNKQAAAKCRNRRRELTDTLQSETDELEVKKSHLQKEIAQLQKEKEKLELVIEAHRPICKIQDSVLDSDPSSGLPSLGIKIEPEDLPRSSVKSQSKIKKPKPQIIIPARPVTSFSVPIESESLHTPILISTPSLTPFMASLVFSYPSGSLDSSSTSSSHALPPQPSSSQQDVTQQSRNPQPCSIAHRRSSSSGDQSDHSLNSPTIFTL
- the LOC135526355 gene encoding fos-related antigen 1-like isoform X2 translates to MYRNFGDMGRGGSSTYRNSDSGSPHTGSSAVSQDTSTSTTQQHQFTVAGGSQFIPSLNDITSNQDLQWLVQPSLIGPAGPSRPPRPPYPPVAGMRSFNPSPSQPHLYRPGVIRAAASSGSTTRRRNDEHLSPEELARRRIRRERNKQAAAKCRNRRRELTDTLQSETDELEVKKSHLQKEIAQLQKEKEKLELVIEAHRPICKIQDSVLDSDPSSGLPSLGIKIEPEDLPRSSVKSQSKIKKPKPQIIIPARPVTSFSVPIESESLHTPILISTPSLTPFMASLVFSYPSGSLDSSSTSSSHALPPQPSSSQQDVTQQSRNPQPCSIAHRRSSSSGDQSDHSLNSPTIFTL